A window from Zingiber officinale cultivar Zhangliang chromosome 7A, Zo_v1.1, whole genome shotgun sequence encodes these proteins:
- the LOC121999628 gene encoding galactan beta-1,4-galactosyltransferase GALS3-like — MHEWMAHHAQLFGQWSYFMLHDVNRRVQVGVGIQSNTPDHEGEVLQPCMEMGVVMLQDVREQEHFDGYYHNQFLIMNDCLHRYRFTVEWIFFFDVNEFIYLSAKTNLASLLTSIEIEGYLQFTMDQMPMLNRLCRASDYEKTDVWGVEKLVYRDAKRVPRRDRKYAVWPLAAFAAGVHMSQNIAGRSLHKTEGRIKYFHYHGTIADRRHPCREFANPSGVAYNGTH; from the exons ATGCACGAGTGGATGGCTCACCATGCGCAGCTCTTCGGCCAGTGGTCATATTTCATGTTACATGATGTCAACAGGAGGGTGCAAGTTggggttgggattcaatcaaa tACACCCGACCATGAGGGAGAGGTGTTGCAGCCATGTATGGAAATGGGGGTGGTGATGCTACAGGATGTGAGGGAGCAGGAGCACTTCGACGGCTACTACCACAACCAATTCCTGATCATGAACGATTGCTTGCATAGGTATAGGTTCACGGTCGAGTGGATATTCTTCTTCGACGTCAACGAGTTCATCTACTTGTCGGCCAAAACCAACCTCGCATCCTTGCTCACATCCATTGAAATCGAAGGCTACTTGCAGTTCACCATGGATCAGATGCCCATGTTGAACAGGCTATGTCGAGCGAGTGACTACGAGAAGACT GATGTGTGGGGTGTGGAGAAGCTGGTGTACCGTGATGCGAAGAGAGTCCCGAGGAGGGACCGAAAGTACGCCGTCTGGCCGCTAGCCGCGTTCGCCGCCGGCGTCCACATGTCGCAGAACATCGCCGGCCGGAGCCTCCACAAAACAGAGGGACGGATCAAGTACTTCCACTACCACGGCACCATCGCCGACCGCCGCCACCCATGCAGGGAGTTCGCCAATCCCTCCGGAGTCGCCTACAACGGCACCCACTAA
- the LOC122002097 gene encoding glutamate--glyoxylate aminotransferase 2 produces MSPKPLDYESLNENVKKVAYAVRGELYLRASELQKEGKKIIFTNVGNPHALGQKPLTFPRQVVALCQAPFLLDDPNVGLLFPADVIARAKHYLSLTSGGLGAYSDSRGLPGIRKEIAEFIERRDGYPSDPELIYLTDGASKGVMQILNTIIRNEKDGILVPVPQYPLYSAAISLYGGSLVPYYLDEEANWGLDINHTRQSVAEARLKGITVRAMVIINPGNPTGQCLSEANLREVLKFCYQENLVLLADEVYQQNIYQDERPFISARKILADIGLPISKEVQLVSFHTVSKGYWGECGQRGGYFEMTNLPAKSVDEIYKVASVSLSPNVPGQIFLGLMVNPPKPGDISYLKFVAESKAILESLRKRAHIMTDGFNSCRNVVCNFTEGAMYSFPQIRLPPKAIETAQRAGKAPDVFYCLKLLEATGISTVPGSGFGQKEGVFHLRTTILPSEEDMPSIMSSFKKFNDEFMEQYEDYRGYSRM; encoded by the exons ATGTCGCCGAAGCCGCTGGACTACGAGTCGCTGAATGAGAATGTGAAGAAGGTTGCATATGCCGTCAGAGGGGAGCTTTACCTGCGGGCGTCGGAGTTGCAGAAGGAGGGGAAGAAG ATTATTTTCACAAATGTCGGGAACCCTCATGCTCTCGGACAGAAGCCACTAACATTTCCCCGTCAG GTGGTAGCATTGTGCCAAGCTCCATTTCTATTGGATGACCCTAATGTCGGGCTTTTATTCCCAGCAGATGTCATTGCAAGAGCTAAACATTATCTTTCATTGACTTCGGGTGGTTTAG GTGCATATAGTGATTCTCGAGGACTTCCTGGAATTAGGAAAGAAATTGCAGAGTTCATTGAAAGGCGTGATGGTTATCCTAG TGATCCAGAGCTTATATATCTGACAGATGGAGCCAGTAAAGGTGTTATGCAGATATTGAATACTATAATCAGAAATGAGAAGGATGGT ATCTTGGTTCCAGTTCCGCAATACCCTCTGTACTCTGCTGCAATATCCTTGTATGGTGGGTCTCTTGTGCCATATTATTTAGACGAGGAGGCTAACTGGGGGCTTGACATTAATCATACCCGCCAATCAGTTGCAGAAGCTCGGTTAAAAGGAATTACT GTTCGAGCTATGGTTATTATAAATCCTGGAAACCCCACTGGGCAATGCTTAAGTGAAGCCAATCTAAGAGAAGTGTTGAAATTTTGTTATCAAGAAAACTTGGTCCTGCTTGCTGATGAAGTTTATCAACAAAACATATATCAGGATGAGCGGCCCTTCATAAGTGCAAGAAAA ATATTGGCGGACATAGGCCTGCCAATTAGCAAAGAGGTTCAACTTGTGTCTTTCCACACTGTGTCGAAAGGATACTGGGGAGAATGTGGTCAGCGTGGAGGATACTTTGAAATGACTAACCTTCCTGCTAAG TCTGTAGATGAGATCTACAAGGTTGCATCAGTATCACTGAGTCCAAATGTTCCTGGCCAGATCTTT TTGGGCCTGATGGTTAATCCCCCCAAACCAGGAGATATCTCTTATCTGAAGTTCGTTGCAGAAAG CAAGGCAATCCTCGAGTCCCTGAGGAAAAGAGCCCATATAATGACGGATGGGTTTAATAGTTGCAGAAATGTTGTTTGCAATTTTACAGAAG GAGCCATGTATTCATTTCCACAAATACGTTTACCTCCAAAAGCTATTGAAACTGCTCAAAGGGCTGGCAAGGCTCCTGATGTTTTCTATTGCCTCAAGCTCTTGGAAGCAACAGGAATCTCCACAGTGCCAGGCTCAGGCTTCGGCCAAAAAGAAGG GGTTTTCCATCTAAGGACCACCATCTTGCCGTCTGAGGAAGACATGCCTTCTATCATGAGCAGTTTCAAGAAGTTCAATGATGAGTTCATGGAGCAATATGAAGATTACAGAGGCTACTCCAGAATGTAA